From Euzebyales bacterium:
GTGATGGACTTCGCGCTGCCCGAGCCCGATCCGCCACCTGTCACGACGATCGCCTGGCGGCTGGCGCACATCGCCGTGGCGATCTTCGGCATGAGGGTCGCCGCGCACTTCGACGGACCGGCGATGGACGTCCGAACCGTCGACTACCCGCTGACCGCCGCGGGCGGTCTCGCGTTGCTCGACGAGCACTACGGCGCGTGGGTGACGCACCTGCGCACCGTCGACGACGACCGGCTGTGGCAGCCCTGCGGGCCCACCGAGGGACCGTACGCAGACCTGCCGTTCGCCGGCCTGATCCTGCATCTCAACCGCGAGGCGATCCATCACGGCGCCGAGATCGCGCTCCTGCGCGACCTGTACCGTGCATCCGACGGCGGCCGCGCGTTGGGCGCGGCGGCGCCGGATGGGAGTCATCGCTCATGAGCGTCGGGTATCAGATCGTCGTCGACTGCCACGACCCGCATCGGCTGGCCGCGTTCTGGGCCGCCGCCATGGACCTGGAGGTGGAGGATCACGACGCCCAGGTCCGGCACGTGCTCGACCAGGGCCACCTGCCGGCCGACAGCGATGCGTACGTCGAGCACGAGGGCCGCCTGCGGTGGCGTGCGTTCGCCGCGTGCAGTGGGGACGGTGGTCGGACGCGGCTGCTGTTCCAGGTCGTCGACGACCCCACGGAGGGCAAGAACCGCGTGCACCTGGATCTGCGTGCCGGCGATGACCGCAGGGACGCGGAGGTGGCGCGGCTCGAGCAGCTCGGCGCGACCCGGCTGTGGGAGGGACAGCAGGGACCGCTGCGTTGGGTGACGATGGCCGACCCGGAGGGCAACGAGTTCTGCGTCGGCTGACCCGGCGGAGACCGAGCGGTCAGTCGCCGCCGGTGTCGGGCAGGGTGAGGCTGCCATCGTCGCCGAGCGGCCAGAACGGGTTCATGGCCACCTCCCACACGTGTCCGTCGGGATCGGCCCAGTAGCCCGAGTAGCCGCCCCAGAGGACTTCTTCGGGGTCCTTCAGGCGGGTGCCGCCAGCGGCCAGGGCGGCCTCGTAGGCCGCATCGACCTCGGCGGTCGTCGAGAAGTTCTGAGCCAGTGCGACCGCGCCGGTGCCCAGCGCCGCGCGCGGCCGTCCCTGGTCCTCGGCGAGCGCCTCGAGGCTGAACAGCCCGAGCACCGCCCCGTGCATCTGGAAGAACGCGACCTCGTCCTGGCTCTGGTCGTGCTCGCGCCATCCGAGAGCGGCATAGAAGGCACGTGCGCGGGCGAGGTCGGCGACGCCGAGGGTGATCAGGGTGACACGTTGCGGGGTCATGGTTGATCCTGTGGGTGGGTCGACGGCGTGCAGCGTAGTCGTGTCGTATGCGGCTCCGCGCACCGTGGTGTACCGCCCCGCCGATGCGTCTACCGGTGACACGCTGCCGCAGCGAGCCGGGCCGGGTGCTCTGTGCTGGTGTCAGTCCGACCGACTCCAGCTCGTGGATCGACTGGCCCGACCGGTACCCGTGGCGGCCGGACTGACACCCGGCGTAGCATGCAGGCATGGCTGCGGCACCGCCGACGATCACCGGCCACGCCTGGGGGCGCGTCACTGTCGACGGTCGGACCTACAAGGACGTCATGCTCATGCCCGGCCGCGCCCGCGCGTGGGACTGGAACCGGACCGGCACGTCGCACGGCGACGGTGTGCAGCCCGCCGACGTGACCGTGCTGCTCGACCACGGCGCGCGGCACGTCGTGCTGTCGCAGGGTCGGCACGGCCGTCTCCAGATCCACGCCGACACGCTCACGCTGCTCGCCGACCGCGGCGTCACCTACGACGTGCTGATGACCGACGACGCGGTCGAACGCTACGAACAGCTGCGGGCGGCCGGCGAGGCGGTCGGTGCGCTGCTGCACACCACCTGCTGATCACCACGCCCATCCACGGAGACGCTGAGGTGCCCGATCACGGCCGGCCGCGCCCCCACCGCACCAGCGCCTCCGGGCCGGTCCCGCCCCGAACGGCGACAGCGTGAGCGCCGACGCCGACCCGTGGGCGGCGCTGGCACCGGCGTTCGTCGACCGGCACTACGCCACGGCGCGCGGACGCACACGCACGCGTGTGATCGACGCCCACCTGCGGTGGCACCTGCCCGAGCCTCCCGCGCCGCTCGTCGACATCGGGGGCGGTGCGGGCACCCAGTCGCTGCC
This genomic window contains:
- a CDS encoding DinB family protein — its product is MSPTTSLLFDQLDWHWTTQLRPRLDQLSDHEYLWEPVAGCWSIRPREQATSALAAGGGDVVMDFALPEPDPPPVTTIAWRLAHIAVAIFGMRVAAHFDGPAMDVRTVDYPLTAAGGLALLDEHYGAWVTHLRTVDDDRLWQPCGPTEGPYADLPFAGLILHLNREAIHHGAEIALLRDLYRASDGGRALGAAAPDGSHRS
- a CDS encoding VOC family protein yields the protein MSVGYQIVVDCHDPHRLAAFWAAAMDLEVEDHDAQVRHVLDQGHLPADSDAYVEHEGRLRWRAFAACSGDGGRTRLLFQVVDDPTEGKNRVHLDLRAGDDRRDAEVARLEQLGATRLWEGQQGPLRWVTMADPEGNEFCVG
- a CDS encoding VOC family protein is translated as MTPQRVTLITLGVADLARARAFYAALGWREHDQSQDEVAFFQMHGAVLGLFSLEALAEDQGRPRAALGTGAVALAQNFSTTAEVDAAYEAALAAGGTRLKDPEEVLWGGYSGYWADPDGHVWEVAMNPFWPLGDDGSLTLPDTGGD
- a CDS encoding MTH938/NDUFAF3 family protein, with protein sequence MAAAPPTITGHAWGRVTVDGRTYKDVMLMPGRARAWDWNRTGTSHGDGVQPADVTVLLDHGARHVVLSQGRHGRLQIHADTLTLLADRGVTYDVLMTDDAVERYEQLRAAGEAVGALLHTTC